A single region of the Marinitoga hydrogenitolerans DSM 16785 genome encodes:
- a CDS encoding branched-chain amino acid ABC transporter permease has translation MFGGLYALLAVGYTMVYGILRLINFAHGDIMMMGVYFALYASLAGAPLWLAVIIGVIGAAFLGFLIDRIAYKPLRNAPRISALITAIGMSFFLESFAVVVFGAVPKSFTSVFNESNRWLLDKTWNIAGARIPVLTFVVFFITALLFLLLFWVVYKTKIGMAMRAISSDIPTTSLMGINVDMVIGFTFALGSAMAAAGGIMWAMRYPNVQPYMGFMPGLKAFIAAVLGGIGSIPGAVVGGFLLGLLEIFLVALMPAAAGYRDAFAFIILIVILLIKPDGLLGKKSVVKV, from the coding sequence ATGTTTGGCGGCTTGTATGCTCTTTTAGCTGTTGGTTATACAATGGTTTATGGGATTTTAAGACTTATTAATTTTGCTCATGGTGACATTATGATGATGGGTGTATATTTTGCTCTTTATGCCTCACTGGCAGGAGCGCCTTTATGGTTAGCTGTTATTATTGGTGTAATTGGAGCAGCATTCTTAGGGTTTTTAATTGATAGAATAGCTTATAAACCTCTAAGAAATGCTCCAAGAATTTCGGCTTTAATAACTGCAATTGGTATGAGTTTTTTCTTAGAAAGCTTTGCTGTTGTTGTTTTCGGAGCAGTACCTAAATCATTTACTTCTGTCTTTAATGAAAGCAATAGATGGCTTTTAGATAAAACATGGAATATTGCAGGTGCAAGAATTCCTGTGTTAACGTTTGTCGTTTTTTTTATTACTGCATTGTTATTCTTATTATTGTTTTGGGTAGTTTACAAAACAAAAATAGGAATGGCTATGAGAGCTATCTCTTCTGATATTCCTACAACTTCCTTGATGGGTATTAATGTAGACATGGTTATCGGATTTACATTCGCTCTTGGTTCGGCTATGGCTGCCGCAGGAGGAATAATGTGGGCAATGAGATATCCTAATGTTCAACCTTACATGGGATTTATGCCAGGATTAAAAGCTTTTATCGCAGCTGTTCTAGGAGGAATTGGATCCATACCTGGTGCTGTTGTTGGTGGATTTTTATTAGGATTATTAGAGATCTTTCTTGTTGCACTTATGCCTGCTGCTGCTGGATATAGAGATGCTTTTGCATTTATTATACTTATAGTTATATTATTAATAAAACCAGATGGACTATTAGGTAAAAAGTCCGTAGTAAAGGTGTGA
- a CDS encoding ABC transporter ATP-binding protein: MKKILEMNHITMQFGGLIAVDDFHNQLYEGELLGLIGPNGAGKTTAFNVITGIYIPTKGKVIFDGIDITPFKPHEITHLGISRTFQNIRLFQDMTVLENVIVAQHHMLSNTDVDKILKKHGKKTKGSSFLWYIRALTKIGYLKKEKEMIKEGLSLLEKVGLLDLAEEKASSLPYGLQRKLEIARALATHPKVLLLDEPAAGMNPQESEELMKFIKQIRDDFELSILLIEHDMKVVMGVCERILVLDYGAIIAEGIPEEIQKNPRVIEAYLGEEWKDAKAE; this comes from the coding sequence ATGAAAAAAATCCTTGAAATGAATCATATTACAATGCAATTTGGAGGATTAATCGCTGTAGATGATTTTCACAACCAATTATATGAAGGCGAATTATTGGGATTAATCGGCCCTAATGGCGCTGGTAAAACTACCGCATTTAATGTTATAACCGGAATTTATATACCAACTAAAGGTAAAGTAATATTTGATGGTATAGATATTACCCCTTTTAAGCCTCATGAAATAACACATCTTGGGATATCCAGAACATTTCAAAACATAAGGCTTTTCCAAGACATGACTGTTTTAGAAAATGTTATAGTCGCACAACATCATATGTTATCCAATACAGATGTTGATAAAATATTAAAGAAACATGGAAAAAAAACTAAAGGTAGTTCATTTTTATGGTATATAAGAGCTTTAACAAAAATTGGTTATTTGAAAAAAGAAAAAGAAATGATTAAAGAAGGTTTATCGCTCTTAGAAAAGGTAGGGTTATTAGATTTAGCAGAAGAAAAAGCTTCTTCTTTACCTTATGGATTGCAAAGAAAATTAGAAATTGCCAGAGCTTTAGCTACACATCCTAAAGTCTTATTATTAGATGAACCCGCTGCAGGAATGAATCCTCAAGAATCAGAAGAATTAATGAAATTTATAAAGCAAATTAGAGATGATTTTGAACTATCTATACTATTAATAGAACATGATATGAAGGTTGTTATGGGGGTATGTGAAAGAATTTTAGTTTTAGATTACGGTGCAATTATAGCAGAAGGAATACCTGAAGAAATTCAAAAAAATCCAAGAGTCATAGAAGCATACCTCGGAGAGGAGTGGAAAGATGCAAAAGCAGAATGA
- a CDS encoding branched-chain amino acid ABC transporter permease, with product MKKINYYLTLIFIILFFLFLSYAQGNFSDYTLRIFMLIPIYAIMAVSLNLINGITGIFSLGHAGFVLLGAYTSALLTLEPFQKEISYIIVPIQPWLLNLHANFLVATLAGGLVAAIFAFLIGWPTLKLSGDYLAIASLGFAEIARVLANNVISVTNGPLGLKGLPNYTNLYWSWGWLLVTLIAIISLIKSSYGRALIAIREDSIAAESMGINVFKHELMAFVFGAFFAGISGSLYAHWLTTIDPRITTFGPLLTFYVLIMVVLGGLGSITGSIIGAGVFALMFEYLRSLEEPFNFFGIRVPGIPGMRMLVISAIFIFIMIFWQKGIMGRAEFSWEKLLKLFGIKVKKQSLVDIYMKKEGETK from the coding sequence ATGAAGAAAATTAATTATTATTTAACTTTAATCTTTATTATTTTGTTTTTCTTGTTCTTATCTTATGCTCAAGGTAATTTTAGTGATTACACTTTAAGAATTTTTATGCTTATTCCTATATATGCTATTATGGCTGTTAGTTTAAATTTAATAAACGGTATAACAGGTATCTTCTCTTTAGGTCATGCGGGATTTGTTTTATTAGGCGCCTATACATCTGCATTATTAACACTTGAACCATTTCAAAAAGAAATTTCATATATTATTGTTCCAATTCAACCTTGGTTATTAAATTTACATGCAAACTTTCTTGTTGCCACATTAGCAGGTGGATTAGTTGCTGCAATTTTTGCATTTTTAATAGGCTGGCCTACATTAAAATTATCTGGTGATTATCTAGCAATAGCTAGTTTAGGTTTTGCGGAAATTGCAAGAGTTTTAGCAAATAATGTTATAAGCGTTACCAACGGACCTTTAGGGTTAAAAGGTCTTCCAAATTATACTAATCTTTATTGGTCCTGGGGCTGGCTTTTAGTAACTTTAATTGCGATAATTAGTTTAATCAAAAGTTCTTATGGTCGTGCATTAATTGCTATTAGAGAAGATTCTATTGCCGCAGAATCTATGGGAATTAATGTATTTAAACATGAATTAATGGCCTTTGTTTTTGGTGCTTTTTTTGCTGGTATATCAGGTTCTTTATATGCTCACTGGTTAACAACTATAGATCCAAGAATTACTACATTCGGTCCTTTATTAACATTCTATGTTTTAATTATGGTTGTACTTGGTGGTTTAGGAAGTATTACTGGTTCCATAATAGGAGCAGGTGTATTTGCATTAATGTTTGAATATTTACGATCTTTAGAAGAACCGTTTAACTTTTTTGGAATACGTGTCCCTGGTATCCCTGGAATGAGAATGTTGGTAATATCTGCTATATTTATCTTCATTATGATATTCTGGCAAAAAGGTATTATGGGTAGAGCTGAATTTTCTTGGGAAAAGCTTTTAAAGTTATTTGGTATAAAAGTTAAGAAACAATCATTAGTCGATATATATATGAAAAAAGAAGGTGAAACCAAATGA
- a CDS encoding 6-phosphofructokinase: MKRIAIMNVGGDCPGLNSAIRALVRKSAIEDIDVLGVYDGFKGFIEDRVFVMTKEHVSGILERGGTILGSSKFDPTKKPEDLAKVKENFEKYQITAFIILSGHTGTEIAIKLSDEGMPSIIIPATIDNDLPWTEFSIGFFTALETITKTLDALHSTASAGHRVIVVEVGGDEAGWLATLGGLTGGADYILIPEIKFNPDKLIENIKKRYDEGKKFSIVVVQEKCKLSERLKIIQENIPEGTPSDIISKFIKENIKDVECRNVNLGYMQRGGTPVSFDRLIATMLSTKAIDYIKKGKVNIALGLKGFEISTTPFSQELLKNKDIDSRIYEMTKIFF; this comes from the coding sequence ATGAAGAGAATTGCTATTATGAACGTTGGTGGTGATTGTCCTGGCTTAAATAGTGCAATTAGAGCACTTGTTAGAAAATCTGCTATTGAAGATATTGATGTCCTTGGTGTATATGATGGGTTTAAAGGGTTTATCGAAGATAGAGTATTTGTTATGACAAAAGAACATGTTTCTGGAATTCTTGAACGTGGAGGAACAATTTTAGGTTCTTCAAAATTTGATCCTACAAAAAAACCGGAAGATCTTGCAAAGGTTAAAGAAAATTTTGAAAAATACCAAATAACTGCATTTATCATATTGAGCGGTCATACTGGTACTGAAATCGCTATAAAACTTTCTGATGAAGGTATGCCATCAATTATAATACCTGCTACAATTGATAATGATTTACCCTGGACAGAATTCAGTATAGGATTCTTTACTGCATTAGAAACTATTACAAAAACTTTAGATGCATTACATTCTACTGCTAGCGCTGGACATAGAGTTATTGTTGTTGAAGTTGGTGGAGATGAAGCTGGTTGGTTGGCAACATTAGGCGGATTAACAGGTGGTGCAGATTATATTTTAATTCCTGAAATTAAATTTAACCCAGATAAATTAATTGAAAATATTAAAAAAAGATATGATGAAGGAAAAAAGTTTTCTATTGTTGTTGTACAAGAAAAATGCAAATTATCCGAAAGATTAAAAATCATTCAAGAAAATATTCCAGAAGGTACTCCCTCTGATATTATTTCTAAATTCATAAAAGAAAACATTAAAGATGTAGAATGTAGAAATGTTAATTTAGGATATATGCAACGTGGTGGAACCCCTGTATCTTTTGACAGATTAATAGCTACAATGCTTTCAACAAAAGCTATTGATTATATAAAAAAAGGAAAAGTCAACATCGCCTTAGGATTAAAAGGCTTTGAAATTTCAACCACACCGTTTTCACAAGAATTATTAAAAAACAAAGACATAGATTCCAGAATTTATGAAATGACGAAAATCTTTTTCTAA
- a CDS encoding ABC transporter substrate-binding protein, protein MRKFFLAMVLVLSLVLFANIKIGVVLPMTGGIAAFGDMTWKGIELAQEMYPEVLGEKIDLVLVDNRSEKTEAANAVSRVIDKEKVVAIIGEVASAHSLAGGAVAERKRIPMLTSSSTNPLVTNRKKYVSRVCFIDPYQGAAAAIFAFKNLNARKAAVFIDVEQDYSVGLANFFKKKFQELGGNYFIEFFKTGDQEFSAQLTDAISKNPDVLYITGYYPEISLFARQARMLGFNGPILAGDGAEAPELIKIGGDAVEGLYYTTHFHPKGAATEMTKVFVEKFKEKFGFEPGALHALGFDAYLVLRKAIEIAGKADPKAIAVAIRQVKNFEGATGMITINKNGDAEKSVVIDVVKNGEFTYVTTVNPAAE, encoded by the coding sequence ATGAGAAAGTTTTTTTTGGCAATGGTTTTAGTTCTTTCATTAGTATTATTCGCTAATATTAAGATCGGTGTTGTTTTACCAATGACTGGTGGAATCGCTGCATTCGGAGATATGACATGGAAAGGTATCGAATTGGCGCAAGAAATGTATCCAGAAGTCTTAGGTGAAAAAATTGATTTAGTATTGGTAGATAACAGATCAGAAAAAACTGAAGCCGCAAATGCTGTAAGTAGAGTTATTGATAAAGAAAAGGTTGTTGCTATTATTGGTGAAGTTGCTAGTGCTCATTCATTGGCTGGTGGTGCTGTTGCAGAAAGAAAGCGCATTCCGATGTTAACATCATCTTCAACCAATCCTTTAGTAACAAACAGAAAAAAATACGTATCTCGTGTTTGTTTCATCGATCCATATCAAGGAGCTGCAGCTGCAATTTTTGCATTTAAAAATTTAAACGCTAGAAAAGCTGCTGTATTTATTGATGTTGAACAAGACTATAGTGTTGGTTTAGCTAATTTCTTTAAAAAGAAATTCCAGGAATTAGGTGGAAATTATTTCATCGAATTCTTTAAAACTGGTGACCAAGAATTTAGCGCTCAATTAACAGACGCTATTAGTAAAAACCCTGATGTTTTATACATTACAGGTTACTACCCTGAAATTTCATTATTCGCAAGACAAGCAAGAATGTTAGGGTTTAACGGTCCTATTTTAGCAGGTGATGGTGCAGAAGCTCCTGAATTGATAAAAATCGGAGGAGATGCTGTGGAAGGATTATACTATACTACACATTTCCATCCTAAAGGTGCAGCTACTGAAATGACAAAAGTATTTGTCGAAAAGTTTAAAGAAAAATTCGGATTCGAACCTGGTGCATTACATGCTTTAGGTTTTGATGCATATTTAGTCTTGAGAAAAGCAATAGAAATAGCCGGAAAAGCAGATCCTAAAGCTATTGCTGTTGCTATAAGGCAAGTTAAAAATTTCGAAGGTGCTACTGGAATGATTACAATAAATAAAAACGGGGATGCAGAAAAATCTGTTGTTATTGACGTTGTTAAAAACGGCGAATTCACATATGTTACAACTGTAAATCCTGCAGCTGAATAA
- a CDS encoding ABC transporter ATP-binding protein, producing MQKQNDIVLEIKNLNIFYGAIHAVKGINIKVPKGKIVTLIGANGAGKTSTLSAIAGMVKPKNGEIVYKNNNIAGKPPHEINKMGIALVPEGRRIFPNLTVYENLMMGAYNRTNKEEIERDLNWVYNLFPRLKERLKQLGGTLSGGEQQMLAISRALMSKPDLIMLDEPSLGLAPVLVSEVFDIIKVINENGGTILLIEQNAAQALKISHYGYVLETGNIILENDSDLLLKDENVQKAYLGMA from the coding sequence ATGCAAAAGCAGAATGATATTGTTCTTGAGATAAAAAATTTAAATATATTTTATGGAGCTATACATGCTGTAAAAGGAATAAACATTAAAGTTCCAAAAGGAAAAATAGTAACTTTAATTGGCGCTAATGGCGCAGGGAAAACATCTACTCTCTCAGCAATTGCAGGTATGGTAAAACCAAAAAATGGAGAAATTGTATATAAAAACAACAATATTGCGGGAAAACCTCCACATGAAATCAATAAAATGGGAATTGCTTTAGTTCCTGAAGGTCGTAGGATTTTCCCTAATCTTACAGTTTATGAGAATTTGATGATGGGTGCTTATAACAGAACAAATAAAGAAGAAATTGAAAGAGATTTAAACTGGGTATATAATTTATTCCCAAGATTAAAAGAAAGATTAAAACAACTAGGCGGAACATTATCTGGTGGAGAACAACAAATGCTTGCTATCAGTAGAGCTCTAATGAGTAAACCTGATTTAATAATGTTAGATGAACCTTCTTTAGGATTAGCTCCCGTTTTAGTCTCAGAAGTTTTTGATATTATTAAAGTAATCAACGAAAATGGTGGAACTATATTATTAATAGAACAAAATGCTGCACAGGCTTTAAAAATTTCACACTATGGTTATGTATTAGAAACAGGAAATATTATCCTCGAAAACGATTCTGATTTATTATTAAAAGATGAAAATGTTCAAAAAGCTTATTTAGGTATGGCATAA